Genomic window (Candidatus Omnitrophota bacterium):
ACTTCGCAACATTCTGCGTTATCTGCATAAGAGCCAGTTCATTGTGCCCGTGATTTTGTCTGCCCTGGTGGGCTTGGTCACGGGCCTGGCCGCGGTGGTCTTCGTATGGCTCATCGACCAAGTCCACGAACTCTTTTTTGGCAAAGGGGCTGCCTTGCTTTCGTTTATGGGGGGCTTCAATGTCATGATTTTGCCTGCTTTGGGCGGAATTCTGGTGGCGCTTGTCTTCCGGTTTTGGTGCAAGGAGGCGCAGGGCGACGGTGTGCCGGAGGTCATGGCCGCTGTGGTTTTGAAGCAGGGGCGTATGTCGTATCGTGTGGCGGCAGCGAAACTGGTGGCCTCGGCCCTGGCGATCGGTTCCGGCGCATCCGTGGGCCGTGAAGGCCCGATTATTCAAATCGGTTCGGCCCTGGGATCCTATCTGGGGCGGTGGTTGCGCCTGGGTCCTTCGCGGGTGAAGAACCTCATTGCCTGCGGCGCGGCCGGAGGGATTGCGGCCACCTTTCATGCCCCGATTGCGGGAGTCATGTTTGCGGTGGAAGTTATTCTGCGCGATTTTGCCGCCCCGGTCTTGGGCGGGGTAGTGATTGCCTCAGTGGCGGCTTCCATTATCTCCACAATTTTCCTGGGGTCCTCACACACCGTGGTTCTGCCTGACTACCTGATGGTCCACCCGTTGGAGATTCTTTTCTATGCGCTTTTGGGCTTGATCACTGCCTTGCTCGCAAGGTTCTTTATGGTCTCGGTTGTCTTTACCGAAAAACGCTTTGAACAGTGGAAGGTTCCGGTTTGGGCCAAGCTGGGTTTGGGCGGTTTGCTGGTGGGGGGCATCGGCGTGTACTTTCCCGAGGTCCTGAGTTCAGGGTACTCGGTTATTGAGGATGTGTTGCACGGCCGCATTCTGGGCGGAATCCTGCTCCTGCTTGTTTTTGCCAAGATCTTTGCCACCTCGGTTTCTTTGGGCTCCGGCACATCAGGCGGAGCTTTTGCGCCGGCCCTTTTCATCGGGGCTGTGGCGGGCGGGGCCTTCGGCACACTGGTTCATACCTTGGCACCGCACATTACGGGCGAACCCGGGGCCTATGCGCTCGTGGGGATGGCCGCCTGCTTTGCCGGCATTGCCCATGCGCCCATTACCTCTCTCCTGATCGTGTTCGAGATGACCGATGGCTATCAGATGATTTTGCCCTTGATGGTGGCGAGCGTGATTGCCACCACCGTGTCTCAGCTTTTGAGCCGGGAATCTGTGTACACCGCGCGTTTGCACAGCCGGGGAATCGAGCTCGATGCGCTGCGCTCCTTTAATTTGACCGACACCATTTTGGTTGAAGAGGCGATGTCCACCGATGTCCCGACTGTGCCGCGCAGTATGAAGGTGCACGATCTCCTGAGACTCTTTGATGAAAAGGGGAGAGAAGCCTTTTCTGTGGAGGACGACGACGGAAATTTGAACGGAATTGTCACCTTGCGTGAGGCCCAGTTTGCCGCCATTGAAGGGGATCCGGGTTTGATTTTGGCCGAGGATATTCTGCACAAGAACACCGTGGTCTGCTATTCGGACGAGACCCTGAACGATGCCCTCAAGTACATGGGGCGCAGCGATATCAACCAACTGCCTGTCGTGGAAAGGACTTCTCCCAAGCATATCGTGGGCATGCTCACCCGCGCGGATATTGTGCGTGCCTATAGCCGCACGGCCACGCAGCATGACCAGCTCCTGGGCAGGGTGGAGCGCCTCAAAGCCCATGGGCCGGAGATGCGTTACCTGGAATTCACCGTGCCTCGGCGTTCGGCGGTTGCCGATGTGCTTGTGAAAGACTTGGGTCTGCCAGGCGGGTGCACCTTGGCTTCAGTGAATCATGACGGACGCATTGTGGTACCGCGCGGGGATACTCCTCTCCAACCCGGGGATGAGGTTGTGTCCATTACGACGCCTCAGGGTGAGGCGGATCTGCGCGCGTGGGCCAAAGAACGGGGTATTGAACTGACCGATGCCCAGGAGACTGATAACTGATGCTTAGCTACAGCATAGCCGTTGCTTCCATCGGCTTGGTTCACGCGCTTTTGCCCACACATTGGTTGCCCTTTGTGCTCATGGGCAGGGGGCAACAATGGTCCTTGCGCCAGACAGTCGGTGTGGCGCTCCTGGCCTCGATCGGGCATGTGGCAGTGACGACGGCTATCGGGTTTTTGGCAGCTTGGGTGGGGATCGGGCTCTTTCATCATTTTCATGAGTGGTCGGAGATGGCCTATGGGCTGCTTCTGCTGCTGTTCGGCATTACCTATACGGCCTTCAATATCGGGCACCTCGGTCATCGCCATTTGGCGGAGACCGGGGGCGTGCCCGACCATGTGGCCGTGATTTCCGTGATCCTTATGCTTTCCCTTTCGCCGTGCATGGCGCTCTTGCCCATATTTTTTGCTGCAAGCCCCATGGGTTGGGGACCCTTGGTGTTCTTGGCCGGTGTTAATGCCTTAGCTACGGTGGGCGGTATGATTTTGGTAACGGGCCTGGTCTACGCGGGTGTGATGAAGATCCAATTACCTTGGTTGCAAAAATACGAACGCCGGCTTGTGGGCGGATTAATTGCCTTGCTCGGCCTGGTCGTGATGTTTTCCGGCGGGGATCATTCGCATGAGGGACTGGTGACTGTCTTGTATAGCCTGTTCCACATTGGGGAGGAGTTCCTTTATTTGCTGGTGGAGACCTTGCCCTTCTTTGTGGTGGGGACTTTTGGCGGAGCCATACTGCTGCGGTTCTTAAGACCTGAGACGACGAATCGTTTTTTTGGCGGCAGCATCTCCGGTGTGGTGAACGCCGGGGTGCTGGGCGCGCTTCTGCCCGGGTGCGCGACCGCGACGATTCCGCTGGCCAGCGGTCTGCGCAGTCAGCGGGTGGGTGTGGGGACCTTGGCGGCCTTTATCATGATTGCCCCGCTCCTGAGTCCGTTGACCCTGAGTTTGACCTACGGAATGCTTGGGTGGAAGTTCGCATTGGCGCGTTTGATTCTGCCTTTCCTGATGTGTTTGCCTTTGGGTTGGACCCTGAATTGGATGGAAACGAGAAAATTCGCGGGTGTGGCCCGTCCGTCTCAGGTGGAAGCCGGATGCCATTCCCATGGTTCATGTTTTGAACTCAAGCCTGAGGACGGGATTGTGCGCAACACCATGGCCATCGCGCGCGGTCTCGGAGGATATTTCTTATTGGGTCTCTTGATTGCGGCAGCCGCTATTGCATTGGTTCCCAAAGATGCGCTGAGCCGTCTGACCCAATCCGCATTTTGGACTTATCCCTTGGCTGCGGGCGTGGGTATGCCCTTTTATGTGTGCGAAGGGGAAGAAGTTCCTCTTACGCGCGCGCTTCTTTATATGGGGGTGGGGGTGGGGCCGGCGTTTACGTTCATGCTCGCCTCAGTCGGGACCTGCATTCCTACTATCCTCATGGCACCCAAGCTCATCGGCCGGGTTGCCACCTGGGTCTATGTGGTTGCGTGGGTTGTGTTCGCGATTATGGCCGGCGTTCTGGTGAGTTTTGTGCTTTAGTTCCGCAACTGGTACAAGCCCTTGCTCCGGCCCGGAACACCCTGTAAAATGCGCGTATGCACCAATCACCCCTGGCCGAAATCCACCAAAATCTGGGCGCCCAACTCATGGATTTTGGGGGATGGAGGCTTCCTGTTTCCTTTTCCACGATTGTTGAGGAGCACCTGGCCACGCGTCAGCGGGCCGGACTCTTTGATATCTCCCATCTGGGCCAGATAGAAGTCTCCGGCCCACAGGCTCTGGAGCGCCTGCAATTCCTGTTGACCGCGGATTTGTCTGTGACCGGAGCCGGCCAGTCCGCTTACAGCCTGATGTGCCGTGAGGACGGGGGGATTCTGGACGATCTCTATGTGTATCGCCTGGAAGAGGAGAGGTATCTTTTGGCTGTGAATGCTTCGCATTTTGAAGAAGATGCGGTCTGGATTCAGGGGCATGGTCCGGGGAAACCGGATATTTCTGATTTAAGTTTGGAAATGGGCGGTGTGGCTTTGCAGGGCCCGCTCGCTCCGCAGATTCTTGAACGATGGATGCCTGATGTGTACCAGGGCATTGAATTGCGGGGTGTGCGCACGCTTTCTTGGCAGGGGGAGGAGTGGGTGGTCGCGCGCACGGGTTATACCGGTGAGCCCGGGGTGGAGATCTTTGGCCCCAAAGCCGGGGTGCCGGATCTTTGGGAGAGCCTGATGCAAGTGGGCCGGTCCGAGGGCCTCAAGCCCGCGGGTCTGGGGGCAAGGGATACCCTGCGTTTGGAAATGGGTTATCCGCTCTATGGTTCGGATATGGATGCCACCACTACGCCGGTGGAGGCCAACCTCAAGTGGACGGTTTCTTTGGATAAGCCGGATTTCATGGGCAAGGAGGCCATTGCCCGGCAGGTAAAGCAAGGAGTGAGCCGGCGGCTCGCAGGCATCGCGCTCACTGAAAGAGGAATTCCCCGGGGCGGTTGCCCCATTAAGAAGGAAGGCGCGCAGGTTGGGAAGGTGACCAGCGGCACGCATTCTCCTTCTTTGGAAAGAGGAATCGGGCTGGGTTATGTGGAGGTGGATTTGGCGAAGCCCGGAACGGCTTTGAGTTGTGAGATTCGGGGCCGGGCGGTTTCGGCTGAAGTGACAAAATTGCCCTTTTATAGGAGGTAGGGAATGTTGGATACAGAGCAGAGAAGGTACACCAAGACGCATGAGTGGATTGAGATCCGGGAAGACGCGGCCTATGTGGGCATCACCGACTATGCCCAGGAACAGATTACGGATGTGGTTTTTGTGGAACTGCCCAAGGTGGACAAGCAGCTCGCGCAGGGAGCGGAGGCTGCTATTGTGGAATCCGTGAAGAGCGCCTTTTCGATTTATACGCCTGTTGCCGGCAAGATCGTAAGAGTAAACGATGCATTGGACACGGAACCGGGTTTGGTCAACACTTCTCCCTACGAGGACGGGTGGCTCTTTGCCTTGAAACCCAGCGATCGCGCTCAATACGAGGACTTGTTGGATGCCGTTGCGTACAAGGCCCTGACCGAGGGGCCGGCTCACTCGTGAATTATGCACCCCACACGGCTGATGAACACAAGGCCATGCTCCAGACCATCGGCGTAAAGGATTTCGAAGCGCTGGTTGCGGATATTCCCGCAGAGGCGCGTCTCAAGAAGTGGAATTTGCCCTCCGGCCTTTCCGAGATGGAACTGCAGAGCCTGATGGTGGGGCTGGCTGTGCAGAACCAGAGTACACAGGACTTGCTGTGTTTTCGCGGGGCCGGGGTCTACGATCATTTTATTCCCGCAGCCGTTGCGGATTTGGTGATGCGCGGCGAGTTCTCCACTGCCTACACGCCTTACCAGCCCGAAGTCAGCCAGGGCACACTTCAAGCCATCTATGAATTCCAGAGTTTCATTTGCGCGCTCACGGGAATGGAGGCGGCCAATGCCTCGATGTATGACGGGGCCACGGCTGTTGCCGAGGCAGCTCTATTGGCTCTCAAGGTGAGTGACCGGTCCAGGATTTTGGTTGCGGACTCTGTGCATCCGGAGTACCGGGAGGTCTTGGAGACTTATTTGCGTTATCAGGAGGTTCAGACTCAAGTGTTACAGGGGCCTGCGGGCGTGGCGGACCTGGAGGCACTTGAAAAGGCGCTCGACGAACAGACAGCGGCCTTGGTCGTGCAGTGCCCGAATTTTTTCGGCAATGTCGAATCACTCAAGGAATTGGCTGAGGCTGCACACGCTAAAGGCGCGCTGCTTATTGTGGCAAGCAATTTGCTCTCCTTAGGCGTGTTGGAGGCTCCGGGTGTGTGCGGAGCCGATATTGTCGCGGGAGAGGCCCAGCCCTTCGGCAATGCCATGTCTTATGGCGGACCGCATGTGGGGTATTTTGCCTGCGGATTGAAATTGGCCCGGCGCATGCCCGGCCGTGTGGCGGGCCGGGCCCAAGACGGCCAAGGCCATTGGGGTTATGTGCTCACTCTGCAGGGCCGGGAACAACACATTCGCCGCCAGCGCGCGACTTCGAATATTTGCACGAACCAGGCCCTCTGTGCCCTGGCTGCAACCGTGCACCTGAGCCTCTTGGGTCAGGAGGGGCTGCGGCAGACCGCTTTGGCCAACTTAGCCGGAGCGCACAGTGCTGCGGGACGCATCTCGGGGATCGAGGGGTTTGAACTCTGTTTTGAAGCCCCGTATTTTAACGAATTTGCCGTGCGCTGCCCGGGCGGCGCACGGGATCTGGACCGCTATTTGTGGGAAGAGGGGATTCTGGGCGGCGTGCCCTTAGGAGCTTGGTATCCTCAGCTTGAGAATGCGATGCTTTTTTGTGTGACAGAAAAGCGCACCGAGGCGGAGATTGAACGGCTCCTGTCGGCCCTCAAGAGGTGGAAACCATGAGCGCGCTGCAAAAAACACCTTCACTCATTTTTGAAAAGGGTGTGCCCGGGCGCCGGGCTGTGACACTGCCCAATGAAAAAGCGCGACTCAAGGCGCA
Coding sequences:
- a CDS encoding chloride channel protein, producing the protein MRTFTEILRNILRYLHKSQFIVPVILSALVGLVTGLAAVVFVWLIDQVHELFFGKGAALLSFMGGFNVMILPALGGILVALVFRFWCKEAQGDGVPEVMAAVVLKQGRMSYRVAAAKLVASALAIGSGASVGREGPIIQIGSALGSYLGRWLRLGPSRVKNLIACGAAGGIAATFHAPIAGVMFAVEVILRDFAAPVLGGVVIASVAASIISTIFLGSSHTVVLPDYLMVHPLEILFYALLGLITALLARFFMVSVVFTEKRFEQWKVPVWAKLGLGGLLVGGIGVYFPEVLSSGYSVIEDVLHGRILGGILLLLVFAKIFATSVSLGSGTSGGAFAPALFIGAVAGGAFGTLVHTLAPHITGEPGAYALVGMAACFAGIAHAPITSLLIVFEMTDGYQMILPLMVASVIATTVSQLLSRESVYTARLHSRGIELDALRSFNLTDTILVEEAMSTDVPTVPRSMKVHDLLRLFDEKGREAFSVEDDDGNLNGIVTLREAQFAAIEGDPGLILAEDILHKNTVVCYSDETLNDALKYMGRSDINQLPVVERTSPKHIVGMLTRADIVRAYSRTATQHDQLLGRVERLKAHGPEMRYLEFTVPRRSAVADVLVKDLGLPGGCTLASVNHDGRIVVPRGDTPLQPGDEVVSITTPQGEADLRAWAKERGIELTDAQETDN
- a CDS encoding permease; translated protein: MLSYSIAVASIGLVHALLPTHWLPFVLMGRGQQWSLRQTVGVALLASIGHVAVTTAIGFLAAWVGIGLFHHFHEWSEMAYGLLLLLFGITYTAFNIGHLGHRHLAETGGVPDHVAVISVILMLSLSPCMALLPIFFAASPMGWGPLVFLAGVNALATVGGMILVTGLVYAGVMKIQLPWLQKYERRLVGGLIALLGLVVMFSGGDHSHEGLVTVLYSLFHIGEEFLYLLVETLPFFVVGTFGGAILLRFLRPETTNRFFGGSISGVVNAGVLGALLPGCATATIPLASGLRSQRVGVGTLAAFIMIAPLLSPLTLSLTYGMLGWKFALARLILPFLMCLPLGWTLNWMETRKFAGVARPSQVEAGCHSHGSCFELKPEDGIVRNTMAIARGLGGYFLLGLLIAAAAIALVPKDALSRLTQSAFWTYPLAAGVGMPFYVCEGEEVPLTRALLYMGVGVGPAFTFMLASVGTCIPTILMAPKLIGRVATWVYVVAWVVFAIMAGVLVSFVL
- the gcvT gene encoding glycine cleavage system aminomethyltransferase GcvT is translated as MHQSPLAEIHQNLGAQLMDFGGWRLPVSFSTIVEEHLATRQRAGLFDISHLGQIEVSGPQALERLQFLLTADLSVTGAGQSAYSLMCREDGGILDDLYVYRLEEERYLLAVNASHFEEDAVWIQGHGPGKPDISDLSLEMGGVALQGPLAPQILERWMPDVYQGIELRGVRTLSWQGEEWVVARTGYTGEPGVEIFGPKAGVPDLWESLMQVGRSEGLKPAGLGARDTLRLEMGYPLYGSDMDATTTPVEANLKWTVSLDKPDFMGKEAIARQVKQGVSRRLAGIALTERGIPRGGCPIKKEGAQVGKVTSGTHSPSLERGIGLGYVEVDLAKPGTALSCEIRGRAVSAEVTKLPFYRR
- the gcvH gene encoding glycine cleavage system protein GcvH, with protein sequence MLDTEQRRYTKTHEWIEIREDAAYVGITDYAQEQITDVVFVELPKVDKQLAQGAEAAIVESVKSAFSIYTPVAGKIVRVNDALDTEPGLVNTSPYEDGWLFALKPSDRAQYEDLLDAVAYKALTEGPAHS
- the gcvPA gene encoding aminomethyl-transferring glycine dehydrogenase subunit GcvPA; this encodes MNYAPHTADEHKAMLQTIGVKDFEALVADIPAEARLKKWNLPSGLSEMELQSLMVGLAVQNQSTQDLLCFRGAGVYDHFIPAAVADLVMRGEFSTAYTPYQPEVSQGTLQAIYEFQSFICALTGMEAANASMYDGATAVAEAALLALKVSDRSRILVADSVHPEYREVLETYLRYQEVQTQVLQGPAGVADLEALEKALDEQTAALVVQCPNFFGNVESLKELAEAAHAKGALLIVASNLLSLGVLEAPGVCGADIVAGEAQPFGNAMSYGGPHVGYFACGLKLARRMPGRVAGRAQDGQGHWGYVLTLQGREQHIRRQRATSNICTNQALCALAATVHLSLLGQEGLRQTALANLAGAHSAAGRISGIEGFELCFEAPYFNEFAVRCPGGARDLDRYLWEEGILGGVPLGAWYPQLENAMLFCVTEKRTEAEIERLLSALKRWKP